The Methylacidimicrobium sp. B4 genome contains a region encoding:
- a CDS encoding universal stress protein, giving the protein MPGFQKILVGFDGSKGAEAAFELALEIAGRFGASLEVLAILPSPMTDWDPASPEERELLRAPLERCAARAREKKVPFTERIQTGDAARRLLEAARHGQYDLLVIGRRRLARAAYWILGSVSEQVIRHSPCPVLVVEPSP; this is encoded by the coding sequence ATGCCGGGGTTTCAGAAGATCCTCGTCGGTTTCGATGGCTCGAAGGGGGCGGAAGCGGCCTTCGAGCTGGCCCTCGAGATCGCTGGGCGCTTCGGCGCGTCCCTGGAGGTGTTGGCGATCCTTCCCTCGCCGATGACCGATTGGGATCCCGCCTCCCCGGAGGAGCGGGAGCTCCTTCGGGCTCCGCTGGAGCGGTGCGCGGCCCGCGCCCGGGAGAAGAAGGTGCCGTTCACCGAGCGGATCCAGACCGGCGACGCGGCTCGGCGGCTTCTCGAAGCGGCGCGCCACGGGCAATACGATTTGCTGGTGATCGGGCGGCGGAGGCTTGCCCGTGCGGCCTATTGGATCCTCGGTTCGGTCTCGGAGCAGGTGATCCGCCATTCGCCCTGTCCGGTCCTCGTAGTCGAGCCCTCGCCATAG
- a CDS encoding efflux transporter outer membrane subunit: MLPLLSGCLTPTFERPQVPTAQHYKWAPPAKPVHAPPGPTWKVAEPRENLLGKGDWWRIYRDAELDQLEAAALAANPTLAEAFARMMQARAEVLGVKAMFYPTLDFTPWLKSVSNAAQGQWPVPPFPRQLDPWAAVGDTSYEFSLWRQLPQLRAAKEQAKAVQAAFEAIRLSLTSEVAQNYYLLRQIDLELSILDHIIAVFETDLHLTQERTRLGIGQQLDVQRARSQLEQVQGEREGIRWSRAKVENGLAALTGRSASTFHLRPRPLAGEPPAVPAGVPSELLERRPDVARAERLMAAANEQVGVARAAFYPSFYLAGFGGFQSLFFNTLLTLHNAYWAAGPLLDVPIFEGGRLIAGLNAAKASYWVTVQEYRKEVLAAFQEVEDYLSGIRILAEQQRRFGGAVAASSRQVDMTMDRYRRGLANYFEIVQANKEWLTSQRDDAQTLGKRFVLTALLVKGLGGGWEDSSFRPASPQAPALGAAAAPAGRAPNPTPAPPAGNPSAGP; encoded by the coding sequence TTGCTGCCCTTGCTCTCCGGCTGCCTCACCCCCACCTTCGAGCGGCCCCAAGTGCCGACCGCGCAGCACTACAAGTGGGCTCCGCCGGCCAAGCCCGTGCATGCTCCGCCTGGGCCCACGTGGAAGGTGGCCGAGCCCAGGGAAAACCTGCTCGGGAAGGGGGACTGGTGGAGGATCTACCGGGATGCGGAGCTCGACCAGCTCGAGGCGGCAGCGCTGGCCGCCAACCCGACGCTGGCGGAAGCCTTTGCCCGGATGATGCAGGCGCGCGCCGAGGTCCTGGGAGTGAAGGCGATGTTCTACCCGACGCTCGATTTCACCCCGTGGCTCAAGTCGGTCTCCAATGCGGCGCAAGGCCAGTGGCCGGTCCCGCCCTTCCCCCGTCAGCTCGATCCCTGGGCCGCGGTGGGCGATACGAGCTACGAGTTTTCGCTCTGGCGCCAGCTTCCCCAGCTCCGGGCCGCCAAGGAGCAGGCGAAGGCGGTCCAGGCGGCCTTCGAGGCGATCCGACTCTCGCTGACCTCGGAAGTCGCCCAAAACTACTACCTCTTGCGGCAGATCGACCTGGAGCTTTCGATCCTCGACCACATCATCGCGGTCTTCGAGACCGATCTCCATCTCACGCAGGAACGGACCAGGCTCGGCATCGGCCAGCAGCTCGACGTGCAGCGGGCCCGAAGCCAGCTCGAGCAGGTCCAGGGCGAACGGGAGGGGATCCGGTGGAGCCGGGCCAAGGTCGAGAACGGCTTGGCCGCGCTCACCGGCAGGTCGGCGTCGACCTTCCATCTCCGCCCGCGTCCCCTCGCGGGCGAGCCGCCGGCGGTGCCCGCAGGAGTCCCCTCGGAGCTGCTGGAGAGGAGGCCGGATGTCGCGCGGGCCGAGCGGCTCATGGCGGCCGCCAACGAGCAGGTCGGGGTCGCCCGCGCCGCGTTTTACCCTTCCTTCTATCTCGCCGGATTCGGCGGCTTCCAGAGCCTCTTCTTCAACACCTTGCTGACCCTGCACAATGCATACTGGGCCGCAGGCCCGCTGCTCGACGTGCCGATCTTCGAGGGGGGACGCCTCATCGCCGGCTTGAATGCGGCCAAGGCGAGCTACTGGGTGACGGTCCAGGAGTACCGGAAGGAGGTCCTCGCCGCCTTCCAGGAGGTCGAGGACTATCTCTCCGGGATCCGGATCCTGGCGGAGCAGCAGCGACGCTTCGGCGGCGCGGTGGCGGCCTCGAGCCGGCAAGTCGATATGACGATGGACCGCTATCGGCGGGGGCTGGCCAACTACTTTGAGATCGTCCAGGCCAACAAGGAGTGGCTCACCAGCCAGCGGGACGATGCGCAGACCTTGGGCAAGCGCTTTGTGCTGACCGCGTTGCTCGTCAAGGGGCTCGGAGGCGGATGGGAGGATTCTTCCTTCCGCCCCGCTTCTCCCCAGGCACCGGCGCTCGGCGCTGCGGCCGCCCCGGCCGGCCGTGCGCCGAATCCGACTCCGGCGCCCCCGGCCGGCAACCCCTCGGCCGGGCCCTGA
- a CDS encoding cation:proton antiporter — MTQVWALASLWFGLALVASLASNWLRISTALSEIIVGMIASTVFAATIGPDLLGTNEPWVKVFAGVGAILLTFLAGAELDPQVFRRKWKEAVAVGAASFLLPSLGCAAAAHYLLGWKVMPSILAGIALAATSVAVVYTVMMEFGFNRTEFGKTILAACFVTDLGTVVTLGLVFAPFTGKTLIFAVALVAVFVGLPWLTRQLFRRYGERPSELETKFLLLCLLGMGALATWAGSEAVLPAYLIGMTLAGSVGRDHSLIRRLRTVTIGLLTPFYFTRAGYLVSIPAVIAAPMGVLFFFLAETFTKIVSVYPVAKSYGSTHKEAMYTTLLMSSGLTFGTIASLFGLSHGIIDKSQYSTLVAAIIGTAIIPTVIANAFFLPRHLLPKADPPASAGGKGGERVSAPREQPD, encoded by the coding sequence GTGACCCAGGTTTGGGCGCTTGCATCTCTCTGGTTTGGCCTGGCTCTGGTTGCGAGCCTTGCCTCGAATTGGCTCCGCATTTCGACGGCACTCTCCGAAATCATCGTCGGGATGATCGCCTCTACGGTCTTCGCGGCCACGATCGGCCCCGATCTGCTCGGGACGAACGAGCCGTGGGTCAAGGTCTTCGCCGGAGTCGGCGCCATCCTGCTCACTTTTCTTGCGGGGGCAGAGCTCGACCCTCAGGTATTCCGACGGAAATGGAAAGAGGCCGTGGCGGTGGGCGCGGCGAGCTTCCTGCTCCCTTCGCTCGGCTGCGCGGCAGCCGCTCACTATCTTCTCGGCTGGAAGGTCATGCCGAGCATCCTGGCCGGCATCGCCCTCGCGGCGACTTCGGTCGCGGTCGTCTATACGGTGATGATGGAGTTTGGGTTCAATCGCACCGAGTTTGGGAAGACGATCCTGGCCGCTTGCTTCGTCACCGATCTCGGTACGGTCGTCACGCTCGGCCTGGTGTTTGCCCCCTTCACCGGGAAGACCCTGATCTTTGCGGTTGCCCTGGTGGCGGTCTTCGTCGGGCTGCCCTGGCTCACCCGGCAGCTCTTCCGGCGATATGGGGAGCGCCCGTCCGAGCTCGAAACGAAGTTCTTGCTTCTCTGCCTGCTCGGAATGGGGGCGCTTGCCACGTGGGCCGGTAGCGAAGCGGTCTTGCCGGCCTATTTGATCGGGATGACGCTCGCCGGAAGCGTTGGACGAGATCATTCCCTCATCCGGCGCCTGCGTACCGTCACGATCGGGCTCCTGACGCCATTTTACTTTACACGGGCGGGCTATCTCGTCTCGATCCCCGCCGTGATTGCCGCGCCAATGGGCGTGCTTTTCTTCTTCCTCGCGGAAACCTTCACCAAGATCGTCAGTGTCTACCCGGTCGCAAAATCGTACGGATCGACTCATAAGGAAGCGATGTACACCACTCTGTTGATGTCCTCGGGCCTCACCTTCGGGACGATCGCCTCGCTCTTCGGCCTCTCGCACGGGATTATCGACAAGAGCCAATATTCAACCCTGGTGGCGGCGATCATCGGGACCGCCATCATTCCCACGGTGATCGCCAATGCCTTCTTCCTTCCGCGCCATCTGCTGCCGAAGGCGGACCCACCGGCTTCGGCCGGCGGGAAGGGGGGAGAGCGGGTGTCGGCCCCGCGCGAGCAACCGGATTAG
- a CDS encoding universal stress protein, translating to MFEKILVANDGSDPAFRALSAALALARQNHSELHMVCVEEVPYLPELLEEVREAAGTEARRLHHVVERSKAMAAAEAIPLATHLIPGHPVRDIVKLAADLGASLLVIGARGHSAFYERMIGSRADRIVQLAPCPVLILK from the coding sequence ATGTTCGAGAAGATCCTGGTAGCCAATGACGGATCGGACCCCGCCTTCCGTGCGCTTTCCGCGGCGCTCGCCCTCGCCCGGCAGAACCACTCCGAGCTTCACATGGTCTGCGTGGAGGAGGTTCCCTATCTGCCCGAACTGCTCGAGGAGGTGCGCGAGGCGGCCGGAACCGAGGCGCGCCGCTTGCACCATGTTGTGGAGCGCTCGAAAGCGATGGCTGCGGCAGAGGCAATCCCGCTCGCAACCCACCTGATCCCGGGCCACCCGGTGCGCGACATCGTGAAGCTCGCTGCGGACCTTGGCGCCTCCTTGCTCGTCATTGGGGCGCGAGGCCACTCGGCCTTCTACGAGCGCATGATCGGCAGCCGCGCGGACCGGATCGTGCAGCTCGCACCCTGTCCGGTGCTGATCCTGAAGTAG
- a CDS encoding cupin domain-containing protein produces the protein MKVNLAEVPWEERRSPKGRYHLFQKAISFALGGKKDIGTWAGGHPFDATLVRIPAGAVDWPLHAHAAQWELYGVEEGNGWVRMGERRIDVGPGDWFLAKPQEAHQIENPGPGDLVLLVIANNPEADVVSYAQSGKFFIKPERKIVSESPLSYYDGEE, from the coding sequence ATGAAGGTGAACCTCGCGGAAGTTCCTTGGGAGGAGCGCCGATCGCCCAAGGGGCGCTATCATCTCTTTCAAAAAGCGATCAGCTTCGCCCTGGGAGGCAAGAAGGATATCGGGACCTGGGCCGGAGGACATCCCTTCGACGCTACCCTGGTTCGAATTCCGGCGGGCGCAGTCGATTGGCCGCTCCATGCTCATGCCGCCCAATGGGAGCTCTACGGGGTCGAAGAAGGCAACGGGTGGGTTCGGATGGGCGAGCGGCGGATCGATGTCGGGCCGGGGGACTGGTTCCTGGCAAAGCCGCAGGAGGCTCACCAGATCGAAAATCCGGGTCCAGGCGATCTTGTGCTGCTCGTGATCGCCAACAACCCCGAGGCGGACGTGGTTTCCTACGCCCAGTCGGGCAAGTTTTTCATCAAACCCGAGCGAAAGATCGTTAGCGAGAGCCCGCTCTCCTACTACGACGGGGAGGAGTAG